A portion of the Aphelocoma coerulescens isolate FSJ_1873_10779 chromosome 1, UR_Acoe_1.0, whole genome shotgun sequence genome contains these proteins:
- the C1H11orf87 gene encoding uncharacterized protein C11orf87 homolog yields the protein MSAKLSKELRLSLPPCLLNRTSATLNTSSTCITQVGQLFQSFSSTLVLIVLVTLIFCLILLSLTTFHIHKRKMKKRKMQKAQEEYERDHCARSSSSSSQHPGTVVQGEAPQGRDSRLGRPPQDSEIQRSSPSAAPSSQQAQACLDTAGTGLLQTVILS from the coding sequence ATGAGTGCCAAGCTCTCCAAAGAGTTGAGGCTATCCCTGCCGCCTTGTCTTCTGAACAGGACATCTGCCACCTTAAATACCAGCAGCACCTGCATCACGCAAGTGGGTCAGCTCTTTCAGTCCTTCTCATCCACCCTGGTTTTAATTGTCCTGGTCACCCTCATCTTCTGCCTGATCCTCCTCTCCCTCACCACCTTCCACATCCACaagaggaagatgaagaagCGGAAAATGCAAAAGGCTCAGGAGGAGTATGAACGGGACCACTGTGCccgcagcagcagtagcagcagccagcaccctgggacagtggtgcagggaGAGGCACCCCAAGGAAGAGACAGCCGACTGGGAAGACCTCCCCAGGACTCGGAAATCCAGCGCTCCTCTCCCTCGGCAGCCCCCAGCTCTCAGCAAGCACAGGCTTGTTTGGACACAGCTGGCACGGGGCTCCTGCAGACGGTGATTTTGTCATGA